The Juglans microcarpa x Juglans regia isolate MS1-56 chromosome 2D, Jm3101_v1.0, whole genome shotgun sequence DNA window tttttataagtaaacaaagaTCTCTGTTTTTCTACTCGGGGTAGGATGGCAAAGTTATCATGTTATAAATCTACTCGGGTAAGACCCATGAActgtctcattttcttttttattttttcatgaaaagaagagagagagagagatggatttATTGGAGAGAGGGTTATCTCAATCTGGTTCACTAATTTATATCTATTATTGTTACGTTAATATAAACCCAGTGGCTACTCAAGAATGACAGTTTCTAGTACGGGCAACACCAGGCAATTCCTCGGGGGGGCGAGCCAGCTGTTTGCCACATTGTAGTGCAGCTTGTATCCTCTTGTTGCCTTCCTGACTGGTTTTGAGTATCTATTTCTGCTATGCACTTCTCTTTTGGGTTCTTTGTTGTATCCAATTTGCAGATAATTGTCTACTGATCTCCTAGAGGACAAGCTATCACTCTCAGAACTTGCATTGCATTCATTTAACATGATATGCAATATTCTAACGctacttttttttgtaatgataaCTCTGATGAACTGCAGTAGAGAAAATGATCAGGAGTTTGCTTGGACAATACCTAAATAATTCTCGTCACAATAAAAGCTTTAAAATCTCGTCATTATACATGTGGCAGGTGGCCTTGATTCAAGCCTGTATGTTTACTCTGGCTCTGTACATGGCAAGCCAAGCTAGAATGGAGCACATGTACAGAGGAGTGCACTCGTATGTATCGATTCATACataaatgttatttattatatatgaataggTAAAAAGAATATAGATATTCTCAACCGAAAAAACCTAGGTTACTTTTGACCAATTCAAGTTTTCTGTACTGCCTATCCCTATCCGAAATTTCCAAAATTTGTCAAGGGATATAGATATCACTATATCCAGAGTAAACTTGTACATTGGAAAAAGGAGCTGAGCTTGCTACCCCTTACATCCTAttctctttctttgaaaaatgctatataaaaactataaagTCGAAGGCTAACTAAATAGCTGGTTTTTCAATTTGTTAAGAATATATCTGAAGAAGACTCAGCCAGGCAGGCCAGCTGGATTGCTTGGTCATCCCACTTGCCAAAATGGTTTTCTCAGCTTGAGCAGGCCAACCCCAGTTCCAAGCTGTTATCTTCGTCAATAAGATCACTGGACTTTGAAGAAGGTATTCTGTGGCGCTTCAAAATTGAAGAGGTGGCAATCTTTGCTAATTGATAGTTCAATACAATGACCCTTTCATCATCCAAATCAAGCCTCACGCTCTCTTCCCTACAACTATCCACAAGCCGACAAAACTGTTTCAGGTTTTCAATTTCTACCCCGTTGACTTTCTTGACCTGCACGACATAAATTAACATCTTTCAGCATACACTAAACCAGTAACCACGTATATGGCATAAATTACAAGTTGACTTTGTTTCTATGTTACCAGGAAGTATGCATTAAAGAAAGCAACCGCTCATAACATCAGTATGTACCATAAATCTCCTACTCCAAAAGTCACCTCTACGAGTGTTGCACTTACGAACAAAAGACTTTGTTCTCAAAGAAACACCttatcatataatcattatcagTAGATTGACTTTGGAGTTCAAACATAGGAGATTTAAGGCAAATCAAGATCACAGCCAATGCTTATTCTATACAGCTTGTCTGCAcgtctttttatttcttttcaccGGTGTGTAAAGAACATAGCACAGATAGCCATCAAGTTAACTGACATATGAACAAGATAAATGTAGGCACCTGTAACTCAGCAAGACGTTCATATCCTGCATTGATATCATCCATCAGCACCTGAACAATATAGCACACGTCACCAAAAGCGTACTACTGTACcttacaaaaatcaatacacaaAAATGTAATCTGAAAGTATAGCACACATCACCAAGCATCATATTTATCCCCTTCTACCAAAATTGATGTTTGATTTAACTGAAGGACAGCATAATgttggatatttttattttttatttatttatttatttttattgatagcAACTCATCTATATGactccattttttcttctgGTAAGTAACTCATCTATATGactgatataaaaaaaactacaatatATGTAAACTCCGATTTATTCAAACTAAGAAGCATGAAAACCTGAGAAAGGATGACAAGCTGTTCACCAGCCTTTCTTGGCAATTCCCTGAGTGCACGTTCACACAACCGACGTGGAGAGGTATTATACCAGTCTTCACCATACTCATGAAGGTAAGGCTGAGTAAGCGGGACAAAGACCAGACcagcaaatatataataacttgGGAGTTTATCAAATTGATGAACTGGTACCAATGGCTGCAACTGcaattaaaaaaggaaaaaaaaaaaaactgaaaattcaGTTGCATGAAGAGAGTAGTTGCATGACAGACCGTTAAATGAATACGATGAAATGGTGAACACTACGTCCATGGAGAACAAAGCCATAGATAATTGCAGCAATGTTATTCCAAAACAACCCTCCAGTTCCAGATAGCAAACAACCTCCCAATTTAGGACCaggaacaaaacattttcactatatttttttcttccactacTCCAATATTTTGAAATCACActcatttgaaatattttcagaaTTAATTAACTTCAAAGTTCTAGTGatttatgtgatatattatGGAGTACGGATCTAACCTTACTCTTATTCTAACAACTAGGGGTTGGCTACACGAAACCATATGACCAAACTCTGGTTGGCAGTCATGAAACCACAGAAATAACTTCATGAAACCacggcagagcccttaggactcacccacgGAAACCTAAACTCCTGGAgagactagcacagcaacccaccgctatggcctcccacttaaattgTAGTTTGATTCCAGGGGaatcgaacctgtgacatgTTGTGGCTCTCTTGATTTTGAACAGAATTACTTATCCATTGAAGCAAATTTGGAGCAAGGCTCCCTTGAGAGCAGCTTTCTTTAGTTTAGATGGTTGCACTAGGGAAGATCCTTACTTTGAACTTAAGAAAGATACATATTTTGGGTGATAGAATGATGTAAATGCAAGAGGAATGGTCAATCTACCTATCCgaagagaggggggggggggggggggggggggggggggggggggggggggggggggggggggggtggttagGAGGAACTGCTGCTGCTTTCAAGAAAGCAACCTTCCTATTTCTTGTCTATTTATATAGGATCAAGCAATGGGTCTTAAGCATAAAATCGATGCAAAATGACTTACAGGTCGAAGGGTGATACTAAATTCAGATTCTTCACCATCTCTCAGGACTTTAACTGCTGCTGTTTCATCGGGTTTCTTCATCGACACTAGATAATCGAATGTTATCCGCTCTCTGTTACGGAAAGGAACTGCATGATGTGCAAATCTCAATACCATATCATGAACATAAGAGAATAAATCACATATATCCAAAAAATGACCAGGAACAAAagctaaatatttaaaaaaacaaaggaaaaacatcatttataCAAACATATTTTACTGCAAGCAAAACCATCAATCTTCCTCTCATCTCCCACTTTGGAGGAAGGGATGCCACTGAAACAATACATATGCAGTTCTTTGCCCAAGGAATCCCCTCCGTGAGGATGCATCTAGGTATTACATTTCTTATAGTGGTAGTCAATTTATTTTACTGAGCAAATGAATTAGcaattttcttacttttttctGATTAGAGACAAAGATGAAAGACCCTTTTAAATCAAAGGAATCACGCATGTTAAGGTAGTATAACTTATCATGAATAGAGTACCTGTTCCATCATTTGCTATAGGCACACCATCAAATGCGAGGATAATATCATCTTTTTTCAGGATTTTGTAGGCATCTGAAAGAGGGTTAATTTTGCTCACAAGTACCCCAGTCATTTCAGGGCGCATTTTAAAGTGGTTTCGAAGCTGTACATTTTCAGTAGGCTGGCACAATAAACCCAGAGAACAGAACCCAACATATTTTCCACTTTGTTCCACGCCAGAAAGAAAATGCTTTATTACTGGAACAGGAATAATATAACTGCACAGTCCAACATAAAGAAAAAGTTAGCAATAGATAATCATTTGAAATGGTTagaatcatgaaaaaaaatatctcaactttACAAAAAACCATATATGCGATAATTTCTGGCCTATATTTGTTTGCCTGCTGATTCGATCTCATTCAAGtttctattaaattaaattccAAACAACAATTATCTTCTACTAATCTGAATGGTGTAGTCCCACATATATCATACTTCCATAGTCTAAATCTATACACACTGATATCTCAACTAACTTTCATATGTTGGTGGGCTATCTCGTATATGTCCTGTATagttgggctcttgcctattcttgtgatcaaaaaaattttgtttaccaatcaaaaataaaaagttggtGGACTATAATGATTTCAAACTCTCTTGATGCAGAACAATTTGGAAGAGGTGGCAAACCATAAGCTTTTAACctaggaagaggaagaagagttCCAAGAACTGCCCATCAGAGGGAGATGGAACCAACACCTCTAAATGGAGAGCAATCGACCTGTTGAAGATTTGTGCTGTATTTTGAGAGAATAGTTCTCACAAGACGTTTTATTTGGAGAGGGTTAATATATTACTAGCTGAAACCAATCATAGGCCATGTGTTTTTTGGTACATAAGCacctttttttaattctctactAAAATTCCAATATTCATAGGGATACTTTATACCTAGACTTACTTGGTTGTTAGTATAGATTGAATTTAAATCAGTGATACAAGCAAACTATATCGAATATTTAcaactattaaaataaaaaggcagaGGACCTTTGTCACATGTTGACGGTTTTGAAAGGATAACAAGGATGAAATTTGGTTTAGTCTATGACAAAAAAAGACACTCCTGGCATCAAATTTTTTAGCTAGGGGTAGTATATAATAGGAAATAAAAGTGGCAAGACTTCAGTAAATTCTGAGACCACATCCACCGACTTTTTctacaattttaattatttcatttaaaggTACCAAGGAGGATGCAGCCCAATTACAAGCAATACAGAGGAGAGGAGAGCCAAGggcatgaaaataaaaacaagaaaaataatctgAAGaacgatttttcttttttatatatctttgatGGGTCATTATGAAGCATTCCTATATTCCTCTTCAAAGCAAACGTAGAGGAGCAACTTCCCAAACTGATCAAGTTTCCTTATTCCTGAATTTCCCATCAGATTGAATAACAAGTCATGAACTGATTTGGGCAGAACCCAAGACATCCCAAATTTGGCAACACAAGGTCGAATAGTAGAATGgtttagggcatgtttgggtaatgagatgaaatgagaattctatgaatagtagttaaatggtttgagttaagatgttttatttggttttgggaaatgagagagaaaaagttgaataaaaatattataaagttaaaaaactgtttgaatataatttttgaatataatttttattttgaaatttgaaaaagttgtattgtttttgtgttttgtttggaagtttgggaaagttgtaatgattaggtaataattagatgaaaaagttgaagattcgaaattaaaaagtgttttatgtttgagtgatgtttgggaaggaaattatgagaagttttgagataagataagtatATCTCATCAACTTCCCAAACAACCCCTGAGTGTACCGAGAGGTAGCCATCTCATTGCAAGTGATATATGAACATGCCCTATCACCAGAAGTGATAAAGGCTGATACTGAACAATTTAAAACTCACCCAATATTCTCTGCACCTGAAAGGTTTTGAAAAGCTACGCCAGCAACCTTATTGCCCATGATTGCGGGACCGCCACTATTCCCTGGATTGATGGCTGCATCAATCTGTATTGCCATCAGCTGGGTTGCACCATGTACATATTGTGTGGGTTCAACCCGGGAAACAACACCTTTAGTAACAGAAATGTTGTCCCCACCTGTAAGACAGCTAAAACATCAGCCAAACTTGGGAATTGAGGTGTAAATTTCCATCATTTCTTCATTACAATGAACGACACTTGGAACAATCTACGTatggtgtatatatacatataatatatatatatatataggatggtgtatatatttacatattatattttctatatatatatacatataatatctttttaaattttgtttcaacCTCATAGTTCTAAACAGAGAGGAAAGATACAAGCTTAAAATTTGTCTCCAAACAAAATGGTGAAACATGGGGTTAAGGCAAAGTTATGGATGCTAACCCTTGCAGAGGGTTTCGGTCAGCTGGtgaataatttgtttttaagttacgatttgtaaatgataaaaaatggtATTGCCCCAATACACACACTGTATATATGAGATACAAATAACCAGAAAGacagaataaaaagaaaaagaggaaaatcttcaaaattagcaataaaaaaaccaaaatgagTAGTCATACAGTGTTAAAgagtttcaaaaaataaatacttgagGTGCGCAACCATCTTTCCACATTTATCAAAGCTCCGGTGGTTTCACaaatacatacatgcatgcatttaatATAAAGGATCGCGTGGTTCAGTTCCAATGGAAACCTTGAAGGAATTATCAAGAAAGCCAAATGTAAAATGCAGGCAAAACATCCATAGATTGGCCAAAGGTGCTCATTTGAGTGATATTAGGCACTGATGATCTCAAATAAGTTGAAAACTTTAgctgaaaaagaacaaaataagcATATTGATCACCATTGCCATCTCATCATCACAATCATAATGTAGCGTCAGACTAAAAAGGCTAGTTGTCAAAATTAGTGCAGAAAATGAGAGAGGAAGCAAGATAAATTAGAGACGATGCCCAATGATCTAAAGAACACTGCCTAATTTAGAAAGGTCATGCAGCAGGCAGGATTATGTGAATATGTCTCACATAAAGCCTGTCCTGTATGAGGGCCTACTTTGTTCAAGGTTAGGACACATGACCATTCATCACAAAACAGATGACATAAATTACAAGAATTAtacagaacaaaataaataatagcgtTACCTTGAGGATATCCAACAACGGCAACAGCTTCCTGTAGAAAAGGGATGTCTCCTAGTTCCAAAAAGGTCATACCCTCCCAGAACTCTTCACTTTCAACAACCAGAATAGCTAAGTCACACTCATGACCAACAGCTTGTACTTCTGCTCTATACTTGGTAGGAGAGCCGTGCTTTCTTACGAGTACAAACGTGTAATCAGCCACTACATGAGCATTCGTAAGAATTTTTCTCCCAGGGATTACAAACCCTACATTACCATCATAGAGAGAGTTTAGTTCGAAAAGACCGTATTCAAGTAAACAACAACTAAACCAAAgcaaaaagttttcaaaattatacTGTTCCAAAAGATCCTAGTTGGCTTTATCCGTATGCTACTAGCATGAAGATTACAAGTAACTCCAAGTATTTCTTAGTTAAAACCCAGCACAATAACCTTAACCCTTTGCAGCTTTAACGCTTCAAGTTTCCGGGAGATGAATGCAGAAGATAAAACCTTTCTTTAAGGCATATAGGTTCTAGTTAAAACTTCAGCTCATTTACTTATTACGCCCTTGAAGCCTAAACAACTCCGAAATCTTGGTAACTTTGCAATCCCAGTAGGGAAAGCCATGCCAACACCGTGCATTATTAAATTGggcgtctttttttttttaagcttaaCTCAATTGGCAACAATTACACCCCTTCAACCCATTTACGCAATCGTGCACATTTCAAGACTCAAAAGAGAGAAACTTCAAaggagtgttttttttttaggcagTGCTGCTAGAGGTAGAAACAACGAGTATGGAAAGGGAAGAGGGGTGTACCGGAACCCATGGACTCGCGCTGGGACTTGTTCTGCCAGGGGAGGGTGTAGTTGGGGCTGCTGGACACCGTGAAGATCTTGACCACCGAGTCCAATGCCAGCTCTATTGCCGAGTACGCATCCGTATCCGTGTCCACCGCCATCTTGCTTAGCTGCTGCCGAGCTCGAACCCATCGTGGCCTGGATCTCGGGACTGCAGTTCTGCTATTCCTGAGCGGGTGCGCAGCGGTCACAAATGAAGAAGAACACGGCTCAATCTCATTGCTATAGTTAGTTCGATACGCGCAACGACTGGTGTCGATGATAGAAGACGTAGAACAATTAGCTTTTAGCAAAACACAggaggagaaagagaagaacTGCCGTCGAATCGTACGGAGATTCGAACCCAGTATCATTTTCAGCTctccccctctccctctctctctgcagAACAAAGAGGAGGGAACAAAGGTAGGTTTCAAGTAGGGGCTTAAACATTGGGCCCATGGAACAACTGTTGTTATGGGCTTCGCTCCAGACATATTTGGGCCAAGATTACATTATGGGCTGGGAAAATAATGCTTTATTTTCATATCTCCTGGCCCGAATTCAATtctaatttttaagattttcttttgaGGATATTATACTTTAATAATCCCTATGATTACCATTCATTTTCTAACATGGTTTCTAAAATATTAAGGTTGTCGTTTGACACTCTAACTCGAAACATAAATTAATAGTGATTATTAAGGATATTTAGAGTTTAAATAATATCGATAATGAATTTTGATGATGATctctaaatatattataatattgtaatggaaatgggagataatttattttatttttttattttttaagagaaatggaGTGTGGAGATCATGAGAGTAGAAAGCAGATTAGGGCCAAGAGGCTGAAAGATCATTAGCTAAAGGGGTATATAGTTGGGGCCGGGAGATCCTGATGATGAGTACTACTACAAgtattgttttatttgtttttaatttgttttagtgGTCAATTCGATTGGGAGGAGTTGTGTGTTGGACTTGGGTGGCCGGATTGATGTGATTGGCTAAAAGTAATGGTAGAAGATTAGGTGGTGATCAATCCCCAAAAGATGCCAAATGTGCACACCCAAGAATCTGATTAATTTTTATACCCAAAATACATTGGGAATTTCTCCACTACTTGCTAATATGTTGGCTTATGCATATATGCGGATGAAATTGCAGGCCTAAGACTAGTCCTGATCTccctgcatgcatatatatatatatatatatatatatatatatataatgctctAGATCAGATCATCAGCAGATCAGTACTTGATCTTCACATGCATTTGCCAGAAAAACCAAACATTAACccatcaaataattatatttcatttctataAATGATCTCAGCTTTCAACAGCTAGCTAGAGGATTAAAAAGAGAAATCAGATCAGTAAATCATGAATGGTAAATTAGGAGGTGGTCATGGCAGGAGGATCTTGGGGATTCCAATTTATGGGCGAAAGGAGAAAGATCATGAAGAACTGGTTCTATTCAAGGAATTGCATAAGCGTGACAAAGAACGCATCCTCAACCTCCTTCAGCCTGTTTCTGAGGACTTTGAATCTCATGCTGCTTTATCTGCAGGTAGTACCGGTACGTATCCGCTTTCATTTCatatagattttgtttttgttttgtttttcttgtcttttcagTCGGATTTTGCAAGTTCTactctgtcttttttttttttaaaaaaaagggatcAAAATACAGGAACTTATCCATTCTATAGGATTCCATCTGCAAAGAAAGGACCCGGGCTTGAATTTCTTGCTGAGAATGGGAAAAATGATTATGACTGGTAAGCCAACCATGCATGCAATATCATAGTCTTAATGTGTGTGTCAAAGATATATTTCACTTCCTTGGTATATACTTAATTAGTtgatctctatatatatataagtgaatgcatgcatgacaggTTAAAAACACCACCAGCAACCCCATTGTTCCCATCTCTGGAGATGGAAGCTGCAACAGCCCCTGAACTTGTCGTTCAAAGGGAGATACCAATCACCCAACCTGTTTCACGggtaagtaaatatatatagagagagagagagagaactaattATTGTGCTTGTACACATTGTAATTTATAACATGgagattttgatattgaactgAACGTGCCACAACCATGCAACCAGTTTGGAGCTGTCAATTTTGAGGCACCAAAGGCAAGCAATATCAATGGAAGACCAAAATCTCCACGTCCAACTCCAAAAGTCCCCCAAAGATCCACCACTCCAAGCCAGAGACCAAGAATCTTATCAACTGATCAACCTTCGACCAAAGCCACCACCACAGGAACATCAATTATTACAAACCAAAAACCAGTGACCGATGTCATGAGTAAGCGAACAAATAT harbors:
- the LOC121248941 gene encoding protease Do-like 10, mitochondrial; the encoded protein is MILGSNLRTIRRQFFSFSSCVLLKANCSTSSIIDTSRCAYRTNYSNEIEPCSSSFVTAAHPLRNSRTAVPRSRPRWVRARQQLSKMAVDTDTDAYSAIELALDSVVKIFTVSSSPNYTLPWQNKSQRESMGSGFVIPGRKILTNAHVVADYTFVLVRKHGSPTKYRAEVQAVGHECDLAILVVESEEFWEGMTFLELGDIPFLQEAVAVVGYPQGGDNISVTKGVVSRVEPTQYVHGATQLMAIQIDAAINPGNSGGPAIMGNKVAGVAFQNLSGAENIGYIIPVPVIKHFLSGVEQSGKYVGFCSLGLLCQPTENVQLRNHFKMRPEMTGVLVSKINPLSDAYKILKKDDIILAFDGVPIANDGTVPFRNRERITFDYLVSMKKPDETAAVKVLRDGEESEFSITLRPLQPLVPVHQFDKLPSYYIFAGLVFVPLTQPYLHEYGEDWYNTSPRRLCERALRELPRKAGEQLVILSQVLMDDINAGYERLAELQVKKVNGVEIENLKQFCRLVDSCREESVRLDLDDERVIVLNYQLAKIATSSILKRHRIPSSKSSDLIDEDNSLELGLACSS
- the LOC121248942 gene encoding uncharacterized protein LOC121248942 isoform X1, whose product is MIRSLLGQYLNNSRHNKSFKISSLYMWQVALIQACMFTLALYMASQARMEHMYRGVHSRILGIPIYGRKEKDHEELVLFKELHKRDKERILNLLQPVSEDFESHAALSAGSTGTYPFYRIPSAKKGPGLEFLAENGKNDYDWLKTPPATPLFPSLEMEAATAPELVVQREIPITQPVSRFGAVNFEAPKASNINGRPKSPRPTPKVPQRSTTPSQRPRILSTDQPSTKATTTGTSIITNQKPVTDVMSKRTNMVTNIAKSTNQKEILTSNPSKNTATHDPPKTKPRSSSSSSTRGVSPLVRSRITAQIPDFSNETPPNLRTDNDRSISATRGRPANPILPVQQKSDPPANPRRQSCSPSVTRGRKVVLESKQADSSQGNNNVTAQRGRTTLTGNVLGSRMVDKVMNARKSGAEGRESKPKSRGFNNKAADQSSGFGRMMQSKTTSLDMAMKQGEIKRDCSNSSHHGVVPGRRSGRE